ttacaaTGATTAATCATCAATCATATAGCTACTTTTTCgccaattttattaaattctcCTTActtcatattataataataaacaacgCATGAAGCTTTCTTATATTGGGTGTTATTTGGAATCAACGAATTTAAAGCTATACATTATTGCTATAACTCAAACATGTGGTTATAAGTTATGGAACGATTGATGCATCTTGGATTAcacttatttttgttgtattgttAGGCATAAAAATGATGAAGTCGAGATGTGATTTACATTCTCTCccccttcttctttctttagttTGCTGACACACAATAGCATCAACCACCATTAATGGGGCAAATAGACCTAATAACTAAATCACTATATATACCCTACTCTTCTACTTGCATCCCCACTTCTCATGTGTCCTATAAACTTTCATTTCAAGGTTGATAAAATGTCATTATTCTATAGattatatcaaatatcaattagaaaataaatcataCCTTGAAGTGTTAATACGAGAAAGATAGGTCCtatcaaaagaagaatattacCTTTCACACTAACAAGTCAGTAGCAATCTTATCGTACGACTGTATTAATTCTTGTAATACTATGTTAAGTCACTTTGAATGACCTTGAGACAAgttcaaatcattttatatattttttaaggatATATATAGTATCTTAACTTTAGCTTCTAACGTCTAGTTCTTATTTCAACATAAATATAGTTCAATTGACACAATACttgtaaattataaattttgaggCTTGGAGTTAGGTTCTCTCGTAAACACGCTTTAATACCATAACTTTGCggggaaaaaaaacatttagtCGTTGCATACTTTTCCtttgtaacattttaatttaaaaaatggacattttagattttaataataataaaggtcTATCAATgcattgataaaatattgatagaaatgtATATGATCGTATACTGgtgtctattagtgatagaattttaaaatttgggtatattttgtaaatattttgagtagatttagattttatcatatttataatttgttaaaaatattattataaagtttggtaaactaaaaaaaaaaaagaaatcaaactcaataagatttattatgtttgaaaaatataagattGATATTGTTTAGCATGAATTCAAGTGAGTGGTAGTGATTACTAAATTTTGTGATTGGAATCTCCAAATAGGAGAGGGAAgacaattttataattaatattttgatttttgttaaaagattatataaaattctaatattaaaactaataatcaacattacacaaacacacacatcATTATCATACACATGGCACACTTTTACATTCCACATGTGCCTACTGATGACGTGGACAATACGCGATGGAAAATTCGAAAAAGGACATTAGCATATTTAAAGTATCTCTCTGATTTCCTATACCCATGTTAGGGGTACTTTCGTCATTCTCTTCCATCTTCACTCTCTTCAATGACTCTATATATTCACAACGTTCACTTCAATGGCAGTGCTTCAGTTTCCACTCTGATCCCACCCCCCaccttttcatttatttctcaACGGATCGCACCTCAAGATGCGCACCGCCCTTCGGTGCTTTTCGCTTTTACTCATTCTGGCCGTTTCCTCGGTCGTTCATGCCTGCCCACCCTCCGAACGAGCAGCTCTTTTGGCTTTCAGAGCTGCTCTTCATGAGCCTTATTTAGGGATCTTCAACTCTTGGACCGGAGATGACTGTTGTAACCGATGGCATGGTATTAGCTGTGACCAGGTCACTCACCGGGTTGCTGATATTAGTCTTCGGGGAGAAGCCGAGGACCCCATTTTCGAAAGGGCTCATCGTACTGGTTATATGACTGGTTCTATTTCTCCTGAGATCTGCAAGCTTACGCGTCTTTCTAGCGTTATTATTGCTGATTGGAAGGGGATCACCGGTGAGATTCCGAGGTGTATAACTTCTTTGCCGTTTCTCAGGATTCTAGACCTTATTGGTAACCGTCTTTCTGGTGACCTTCCGGCGGATATTGGTCGACTTCGTCGACTCACGGTTTTGAACGTTGCGGATAATTTGATTTCCGGTTCCATTCCGGCGTCGCTTACGGCGCTTACGAATTTGATGCATCTGGACCTCCGAAACAATAAATTCTCCGGTCAGTTACCCCGAAATTTCGGGAATTTGAGGATGTTGAGCAGAGCTTTACTTAGCCGGAACCAACTCTCCGGTTCACTTCCTGATTCCATTTCGAAGATCTACCGACTCGCAGACTTGGATCTTTCTCAAAACCAACTATCCGGTGTAATCCCGAGTTGGATCGGAAGAATGGCGGTTTTAGCTACATTGAATCTGGACGGCAACAAATTCTCCGGAAGCATTCCGCCGAGTATTTTAGTTTCGGGAATAAGCGATTTGAATCTAAGCCGAAACTATCTAACCGGAAACTTACCAGATGTTTTCAAGTCACAATCTTACTTCACAGTTCTTGATTTATCGTACAACAACTTAAAAGGGCCCATCCCAAAATCAGTATCGGAAGCTTCATACATCGGACACTTGGATTTGAGCCACAACCATCTTTGTGGTCCGATACCAAACGGAGCACCGTTCGATCATTTAGAAGCAGCATCGTTTGTTTTCAATGACTGTCTTTGTGGAAAGCCCCTCAAAGCTTGTtagacaaatttaaatttggttccATCAAAGcttataattgttattattattattcatgtttgtattattatgtaaaacaaaaagatgttcaaaaacttttactttttcaaagccttttttctttaatctttaacTGATAATAATCTATGAAATCCAATATTGattaggggaaaaaaaaaagaaaaaaagaagtctaGTATCATTGCATTAATATGCATTATATTTGATAGTGAAATATGATGGAAAATGGGTCTTAGTTGGTCATACTttgtagtttttattttacttgtatTATACATAATCTTCATATAAACCTTTGAATCCAATGATTAAAGGTTCATAGCTGTGTGTATTATTGAGTTGTTTGAGAATATAATTTCTCAATAGTTATACATTTTTCAGAGTTAATAATTGCTTCTCTTTCTTTGAGATTACAATTCTTTTAAtcatattatttgaaaaatgaaataaagtttCACGAATCCCAATGACCAATCTCACGGGTTTAGAACATAACATATCTTCACGGGCTGCAATGGCAAATACTATAGCTTTTGTCAGTAGAGGGCACAAAATGGGCATTTGATTCAAACTGTTAAATTCCTCTCTAGGATTAGATTAGATTAGATTAGctttcaaatttagaatagagaggaagaaggaaatttaATAGGGGAAATGTAAGGAAGAATAAAGGTTTAAATAGAAACGCCTAAAGAGGACGATGAATGTTTACCATATTGATTGATCATTGATGTATGGATCTGCAATGGAAGtgttatgtattattatagtttatagtATAGCGGTGTTGAGAGGAGGCTTTgcattaaaaaggaaaagaaaaagtaagatagaatttgaaagggataacacaaaacaaaaccatgtGGGGAGGTGGGACAGGATAGTAGCTGTCTATTCATTAATTATTGGTGAAAAAAAGACAAGACTAAGCCTAAGATACGATAACCACGATTCAAAGTTTTTACTCCATATCATTCGAGGATGTTTGGAGTAAAAAGTTGATTGATAACCACGATTCAAAGTTTTTACTCCAGATGTTTAGAGTAAAAAGTTGATTGTTACAGTCGGATagtgtagattattttagtttaaattataataaaatatgttttaagtAGAAACtaatttagtttgataaaaataatagtaagtaaaaaatttaggcaaaataatgtttattatagtcttgaaatagttttcttttatgtctACAatgtaaaaatgaagaaaaagtagaGTTTAGTACAAAATGATATCAAATGAGGTTGGTGAATAGAAGGAAGCAAAGCTACTGTTCGGAAGGTTGTCGATTTGGACGGATATCCTTCAATCAGTTTAAGTGAAattcacaaaagaaataaaggaagaCAGAGCTCACGTGAACAGCCTTTATTTTCAGAAAATGACTCTAAATCATTTCTTGCTTTTGCATTCAAAGGAATAGAATATTGTCatccaccattttttttaactctctTTCATTGCTGCTGTCCCCATGCTAAAGACTTTTATTCATTACACtgctatatatattaatgaaatgaGTATCTAATACAGTCACAACAACTTGGGTACATTGCATCAAGCACTAATAATACAATTCAAGCTATaaacatctttctttttcttaaccGGTGAGTATCTGGATCGACTTACGTGCATTGCTTTGAAAGCGAATGAGAAACtgatgaaaaaggaaaagaggatCACTGAATCATCTATAttgtgttatttgtagttATTACTTACCCTACCACTAATTGTAAACGTAAAAAGCTAATGATAACTCTGCTGATGACTATTTCAATCTTTCAACCTACATGGCTAAGCATTAAAGTTGAAGTAAACTGTATAAGATTCATCTACGAAACTCAGCAATGGTGCCAGAAGAAAGTTCCTTGTCATTCCTTTTGTAACAAAGCTTATTGGATGATACTGACTTGCTCCACTTTCCAGCAAAAAACTGGACGCTTCATCGAATCCATCATCTAATGACAGCTTTGACTTGCAGCTTAGCTTTAACTGTGCACCAGATTCATAGTTCACTCCACTGTAAACAAAGCAGCCTTCATTATCTATGGATGCCAACGATACCGTTCCATTCTTTCCATCTAATCCCTCAACTAGATAGAAATCAGAGGAGTGCCCCTCCGAGTTTGCATCAGCAATTTCAAGTCTCTCGtcttttcctttatttcctAGAACCATCCCTGGAAAACTAAATGGTTCTAGCATGACCCGTTTGCCAATAACATCTTGCAATTCTGTGACTTTGGCAGATGGGTCATCTATGATGAGCCTGAATGTAGCATGGACAGCAGAATCCGTCCCTTGTCCAGGATATTTTTCCATTGTTATTGACTGGTTTGAGTTTGTTAAGGCAAAAGATGTCTTCCCAGATGCTTGGGAAAAAGTAACAAGAAAAGTATTGTACGCGGAAGGAACATGAGTTATCCAGTCTGATAAAGAATCGGCCTGTTGGGTTTTGATTTCCCAGTCACCATTACTATAGGCTGCCAGCAGATAGGGGCCAAACAGGATTGCTTTGACGGAAGCATATTCAGATCGATCATCTGAGTATATTCACGCAAGAGTGATTGATTATCTAAACATTGTAATGAAACATCTATATCAGATTGGATAGATAATATACCATCAATAGCTTCAGTTCTTAGGTTAATGGGTAGCTCAAGGCTTAACTTGTTCCCTGAGCTCCATGAGTTAGTAACCGATTTGAAGTTACCTGCAACATAAGAAAACAGGAGtaagaaacataaaatttcacCGGAATGATGCCATGTAAAAGCGTCTGGTGAAAGTCCAATGGAAACTAGACTGAACAGGAGGTACTGTAGTTCAAGAATATATAAGAGCCAGAATAAGATGCAAGATGTATTCAGACGAACTTGAAACTCGAGTCAAATAGTGCTTTCTCCTGCTCTACTATAAAGAGAAACCAGCAGAGGGTTATGGCGGTATATACCATTAATGTTGTTTCCCAAACTCTGACCATTTAGTACAACTTTTGCGCCACTCGCACTTGTCCAACTTGGAATTCGCAAATTAATGGTAGACGAATGTACTGATCCCTGCATAATTCAGGTCAAACGGAAATTAGTTAGTTCCCCATGGAAACGAAACCACTACTCAACAGGCAGAGAAATCGAAAACATATTGGGTTTGAAAGTTTCCTCGAAAGATTCAGACAATCTCTGGCATTTTACATAATACAAACAGATGACTTGCAGAGTTAGTAACCaaagattttaaaacaattgtgTTTTCACTGCTCAGCTTGGGATCAAGCAAAGATGGAAATCTAAATCTTTTATCCCTGTCCACGAACTCACTGAATcttcattttagaattttcaagATTTCTAGTCAGTTTCATCTTCACAGggtaaaattttaatcctGCATCTGAACCGTGCAAATACGTTGAACAATAATGCAACTTTACACCAATCTTTTCTACTTATGAACAACTTCTCCTAGCTATTCTAATCATATACAATCCAAGGTCCACCGGTCTATCTTGGCTAAGCCTGAGCCCATTGATTTGATTCTCCTCTTCAGTGAAATACGACTAGAAATATCAGGAAATGGCTAGTTTCAGTGTTACTTAACGCATCTGGTTGTTTCCACGTTAAATTCACTCCTAGCTTCGTAGAAGTTTTGTTAAATCTTTTATAACCCAATGCCATATATAACACTATATTATGTAAAACCACCATGTGTAAACCCCCGGCTGAATAAGAaccatgaaaaaaataaagggcTTAGAGAGATGGATACCTACGTTGTGAAAATATAGTTGATCAAATGCATAAATTGGCCAGGACACTCACATATGTAAATAAGTGCACATACTATTCAATGGTTTGTctctttgaaagtttgaagTCATAATAAGATAATCTGATGATGTGCATGGACAAAACTTTATATCAGAAAGCCATAAAAGTATTTGCGTCATGAGAAATGTAAAAAGTATACCACCTTGGGAGAAAATGTCAATGTCATCCTGAGTTTTGGATCCTCTGAATGAATAGGATCAACTGTCTGATTTAGCAAAACATTTCCTGATTTCCAATCAAGAGAACTTGATATATACTGGATAACATAAAGCGTGGGGGTTTGTAGTTCCTCCTCAAAGTATATGGAATCTCCCAACTTGGAGAATGATTCAATTCCTAAATTAAGAGCAAGAAATGAAACAATTGAATGAGAACAAGCGACAGAAACCTCTACGGACAACATCTTCATTCATATACAGACAAGATTATGCGAATATAACTGATAATTTTTAAGTAATCGCAGAGACTAAAACAAAAGGAATGTCTGAGCATAATGAAGTCAAACCTGTGCCATAGCAACACCAAAAAGATTCAAATGGGGTCCCCCATCCATGGTAGCTTATGGCTTTAGAACTTCCACTACCTAATGGAAGCATGTAAATCATTACCCCAGGGTCAGTTCCTCTTTGGATGCTCAGCACCCCATTTGTAAGAGCCCGCTCATAGTAATCGGCGTATGCTATTTCCTTGGTCCATTTGAACAAGTTGCGAGAGACCTATAATATCATCAACTAGAGTAAAAATATTGCGAGAAAAGTGTGTTCATCTAAAAATGCTTATACAGAATCAACATGAAGTGTATAATATAACCCTCACCCCATCAGGACGATGCATCAAATTCTACATAAACTGTTGACAAAGTgcaaaaggaagaagagatgGCGGAAAGATTTTCAGCATATTACACAATTACTTGTAGAATTACtattagaaatattattaaagtGTTAGGGTATATAAGTACTTAGATAGGGAGTgtgttattttaatatgaaacagATGGGGAGTGTGTAATGGTATTTGGTTATAAATTTTGGGGGTGGGAAATGATGAGGGTAGGCATTATGATAGTGAATTAGGGGTTGAGAGATATCTCAAGAGGGGAGGATCAAAGCACCCCATTATACTTGGGGAGTAAATTGtaattccttttattttttatatatatcaaaagtTGGCTTCTATTAAATTACTAGTTCAAagtatatcttttttttttcccagaagaaagcaaaataatAGGGGTCCTTTATTTCCAAAGGAGGCTAGCTGAGAATTCAAATAATCTGCAAAAATTATAGCCAAAGGAAAGTGTAATACCTTAAGCATGTTGTAAGTTGTACATGACTCTTCAGTTTCCGTTCCTAGAGCATCTGCCAATCTCTTGGGATCTCTCCTGCTCATAGGTCAAAGGAGGAAAGACTGTGATGTTAAAAAGTGtatggaaattaaaaagatgcaGAAGCCAACTTTGAAGAAGGAAATGTCAGAATAGAAACAGCAATAAAATACAAAGTCatataattttcatacaaGATGAAGCACAAAATAAGTAACTAACTAATTGGAGCCTAATGCTCACTTTTTAATTGTATAACACCATGGTTAAGGAGGATGGAAGATTTCAAACACAAGACAAGCATTTTCGAAAAACGGGCACAAAGGCTGTATATACATGGATTATATGTCtgcattaatatatataaaaacaatcaaataaagaaacagaaaatgagACTGAGTACTATACATAAGGATGTACATGAAGTCCTACAATACATAGCgcacataattttaaatagaagACTCCAGTGTCCATACCAGAACTCATGCACTGATGTCCCTCCTGTTGCATAGCTGTGGGAGGAGTTAACAATGTCCATAAAATATGTGGATATTTCCTGGAataaagaatttcaaataGCTCAATAAAAATAGCTTTCTAAGTCGAACCTGTCATTCAATCACAAACCAGATTAGAAATTAGAATTCAACTAAACATTGACAGACTCAATGAAAGGTttagggaaaaagaaagaaaagaaagcttcAAGCAAACTTAGGAAg
This is a stretch of genomic DNA from Cucumis sativus cultivar 9930 chromosome 4, Cucumber_9930_V3, whole genome shotgun sequence. It encodes these proteins:
- the LOC101208074 gene encoding DNA damage-repair/toleration protein DRT100; amino-acid sequence: MRTALRCFSLLLILAVSSVVHACPPSERAALLAFRAALHEPYLGIFNSWTGDDCCNRWHGISCDQVTHRVADISLRGEAEDPIFERAHRTGYMTGSISPEICKLTRLSSVIIADWKGITGEIPRCITSLPFLRILDLIGNRLSGDLPADIGRLRRLTVLNVADNLISGSIPASLTALTNLMHLDLRNNKFSGQLPRNFGNLRMLSRALLSRNQLSGSLPDSISKIYRLADLDLSQNQLSGVIPSWIGRMAVLATLNLDGNKFSGSIPPSILVSGISDLNLSRNYLTGNLPDVFKSQSYFTVLDLSYNNLKGPIPKSVSEASYIGHLDLSHNHLCGPIPNGAPFDHLEAASFVFNDCLCGKPLKAC
- the LOC101207833 gene encoding uncharacterized protein LOC101207833; amino-acid sequence: MKICQFLKMWVVLVVLLAFLLCNCDSLKECTNTPTQLGSHTFRYELLSSGNVTWKKELFSHYHLTPTDDFAWSNLLPRKMLKEENEYNWEMMYRQMKNKDGLRIPGGMLKEISLHDVRLDPNSLHGTAQTTNLKYLLMLDVDRLLWSFRKTAGLPTPGEPYVGWEKSDCELRGHFVGHYLSASAQMWASTGNSVLKEKMSALVSGLATCQDKMGTGYLSAFPSEEFDRFEAVQPVWAPYYTIHKILAGLLDQYTFAGNSQALKMVTWMVEYFYNRVQNVILKYTVERHYRSLNEETGGMNDVLYRLYRITGNTKHLLLAHLFDKPCFLGLLAVQAEDISGFHVNTHIPIVVGSQMRYEVTGDPLYKEISTYFMDIVNSSHSYATGGTSVHEFWRDPKRLADALGTETEESCTTYNMLKVSRNLFKWTKEIAYADYYERALTNGVLSIQRGTDPGVMIYMLPLGSGSSKAISYHGWGTPFESFWCCYGTGIESFSKLGDSIYFEEELQTPTLYVIQYISSSLDWKSGNVLLNQTVDPIHSEDPKLRMTLTFSPKGSVHSSTINLRIPSWTSASGAKVVLNGQSLGNNINGNFKSVTNSWSSGNKLSLELPINLRTEAIDDDRSEYASVKAILFGPYLLAAYSNGDWEIKTQQADSLSDWITHVPSAYNTFLVTFSQASGKTSFALTNSNQSITMEKYPGQGTDSAVHATFRLIIDDPSAKVTELQDVIGKRVMLEPFSFPGMVLGNKGKDERLEIADANSEGHSSDFYLVEGLDGKNGTVSLASIDNEGCFVYSGVNYESGAQLKLSCKSKLSLDDGFDEASSFLLESGASQYHPISFVTKGMTRNFLLAPLLSFVDESYTVYFNFNA